A single region of the Pseudomonas sp. GGS8 genome encodes:
- a CDS encoding polysaccharide biosynthesis/export family protein produces MNAKVLVLLLLPLAGCSSTNETQNMPVQILTAEPANAQATDMPKVEQTLRPKDVLDVIFHVSTSGSEAYRIQPGDQVALNFTAASQLNGTQLVLPDGTIELPGANTSVKIGGMTSVQARDEIQRAYNRKALFQPNRNQLTVLVTSPLSNEQNLKSALNHPATGMSREITVGNDGYASFPEIGSVPLQGMTVNQLETFLNQRYAQLPGRMTVDVMLKSTSGNEIYVLGEVGQPGSYPIRRPVSVLEALTLARGTSIKARLDSVVIMRRNGNQVQAVHYDVEKALSGDASQIAYLQPDDMLYVPKTKLASAGELARQLADVVLFQGVGFSFAYRVDNKGSSGSN; encoded by the coding sequence ATGAACGCCAAAGTGCTTGTCCTGCTGTTGCTGCCGCTTGCAGGTTGCTCCAGCACCAATGAAACCCAGAACATGCCGGTGCAGATCCTCACGGCCGAGCCGGCTAACGCCCAGGCCACCGATATGCCCAAGGTCGAACAGACCTTGCGGCCCAAGGACGTGCTGGACGTGATCTTCCACGTCAGTACCAGTGGCTCGGAGGCTTACCGCATTCAGCCCGGTGACCAGGTCGCGCTGAACTTCACCGCGGCCAGCCAGCTCAACGGCACGCAACTGGTGCTGCCCGATGGCACCATCGAACTGCCGGGGGCCAACACCTCGGTGAAAATCGGCGGGATGACCTCGGTCCAAGCGCGGGATGAAATCCAGCGCGCCTATAACCGCAAAGCCCTGTTCCAGCCCAATCGCAACCAGTTGACGGTGCTCGTGACCAGCCCGCTGAGCAACGAGCAAAACCTCAAGAGCGCCCTGAACCACCCCGCCACCGGCATGAGCCGGGAGATCACCGTGGGTAACGACGGCTATGCGAGCTTTCCGGAAATCGGCTCCGTGCCGCTGCAAGGCATGACCGTGAACCAACTGGAAACGTTCCTCAATCAACGTTATGCGCAATTGCCGGGGCGGATGACGGTCGACGTCATGCTCAAATCCACGTCGGGCAACGAAATCTATGTGCTGGGTGAAGTCGGGCAGCCGGGTTCCTACCCGATTCGCCGCCCGGTCTCGGTGCTCGAAGCGTTAACCCTGGCCCGTGGCACTAGCATCAAGGCGCGCCTCGATTCGGTGGTAATCATGCGCCGCAACGGCAACCAGGTGCAGGCCGTGCACTACGACGTGGAGAAAGCCTTGTCCGGTGACGCGTCGCAGATTGCTTACCTGCAACCGGACGACATGCTCTATGTGCCCAAGACCAAACTGGCCAGCGCCGGCGAGCTCGCACGGCAACTGGCGGACGTGGTGTTGTTTCAGGGGGTGGGCTTCAGTTTCGCCTACCGTGTCGACAACAAAGGCAGCAGCGGCAGCAACTAA
- a CDS encoding glycosyltransferase family 4 protein — translation MNGPLSANALPIMHLISSGGFYGAERMLLDHCLATPGHHQVLFLDAPPALIDRFREAGVDCRAFTGLGQLLGHLRYRRAEQPLINTHNFKGLLFGWVGATLLDLPLVITQHGFTPRSRKQRFYGWLSLQLCRTASVNRVVCVAESIAVLHRKASVRTEKLQVIPNGLPTANGLLPHNARHPRWLAGYVGRLTHEKGPDLFLDSLIPLCQQHPQLDAVMLGDGPERETLLARIAAAGLHNRITLPGYQTDMNRWWPQLDALVISSRTEGTPMILLEAMQTGVPVVAFSVGGVPDVLEDRHNGLLAPPTDSAALARQLDTLLSEPALARELIDNARRTQQDRYDLKALAERWSQLYIRTAREARA, via the coding sequence TTGAACGGGCCGCTCAGCGCCAACGCGCTGCCGATCATGCATTTGATCAGCAGCGGCGGCTTTTATGGCGCTGAGCGGATGTTGCTGGACCATTGCCTGGCGACGCCGGGACACCATCAGGTGCTGTTTCTGGATGCGCCGCCGGCCCTGATCGACCGGTTCCGCGAGGCCGGGGTCGATTGCCGCGCTTTCACGGGGCTGGGGCAATTGCTGGGGCATTTACGTTATCGGCGGGCTGAACAGCCGCTGATCAATACGCACAATTTCAAAGGCCTGTTGTTTGGCTGGGTCGGCGCGACATTGTTGGACTTGCCGTTGGTGATTACCCAACACGGTTTCACCCCGCGCAGTCGCAAGCAACGCTTCTACGGCTGGCTGAGCCTGCAACTGTGCCGCACGGCGTCGGTGAATAGAGTGGTTTGCGTGGCCGAAAGCATCGCGGTGCTGCACCGCAAGGCCAGTGTTCGAACGGAGAAGCTGCAAGTGATTCCCAATGGTCTGCCAACGGCCAACGGCCTGCTGCCCCACAACGCCAGACACCCGCGCTGGCTTGCGGGCTACGTCGGTCGGCTGACCCATGAAAAAGGCCCGGACCTGTTTCTCGATTCGCTGATTCCGCTGTGTCAGCAACACCCGCAACTGGACGCGGTGATGCTCGGCGACGGCCCGGAACGGGAAACCCTGCTGGCGCGAATTGCCGCTGCCGGCTTGCACAACCGCATCACCCTGCCGGGCTATCAGACCGACATGAACCGCTGGTGGCCGCAACTCGATGCGCTGGTGATCAGCTCGCGCACCGAGGGCACGCCGATGATTTTGCTCGAAGCGATGCAGACCGGAGTGCCGGTGGTGGCGTTCAGCGTCGGCGGGGTGCCCGATGTGCTGGAGGATCGGCACAACGGCCTGCTGGCGCCCCCCACCGACAGTGCCGCCCTCGCCCGACAGCTCGACACGCTACTGAGTGAGCCGGCACTGGCTCGCGAACTGATCGACAACGCAAGACGTACGCAACAGGACCGTTACGACCTGAAGGCCTTGGCCGAACGCTGGTCGCAGCTTTATATCCGTACTGCACGGGAGGCACGCGCATGA
- a CDS encoding Wzz/FepE/Etk N-terminal domain-containing protein yields MNPKENYLHEFFRIFFANKRLVKRIFLSFAVIALLLPLVLKQSFDITAQVLVQSKKLSQGDATTSLTQGDASFIPPSLADMETESNILRSPALIRQTISDLQAKGEYTPNPGAFNKLVTVPIQRFVTNPLREYVINPVRGALGLAIDPVRDTTLDTFTQEAIDNLKIDTLPGSNVISIIYSSSDPAQGTRFVATMLQNYLASRQELQSIDLPQSFYETKKKQYQVRLDGLEGTRLALLEKIGASDPKEEITFRLNAINTEEENLNQYQDRLLQSQRWLDYLKTALAAANNTSRLNDYTFPFTFTTTVDNIAFEDREIRQIGEQLTTQVSRYMNDLAVFQPGSEPMLLAREQITRTRQQFLKIVSNRIQERTSDLAIVTSVINQKTARIAEFKNRIHQLQVAQSKLQQMDTEINALHAAFSTYAQRFAESSTARALDSDLSNARVLSPPFEPSEVAFPKPLLIIPFGMLTGLLLAIAFVYVREFFDHSFKHPAQITHELGLPVLLVINDQDVLPNNPHKNWTVPSFMYWVRH; encoded by the coding sequence ATGAATCCAAAGGAAAACTACCTGCATGAGTTCTTCAGGATTTTCTTCGCCAACAAACGGTTGGTGAAGCGAATCTTCCTGAGCTTTGCAGTGATCGCCCTGCTCCTGCCGTTGGTGCTCAAACAGAGCTTCGATATCACAGCGCAGGTGCTCGTGCAGTCCAAAAAACTCTCTCAGGGAGACGCCACCACATCCCTGACCCAGGGCGACGCCTCTTTCATTCCGCCGTCACTGGCAGACATGGAAACCGAGAGCAACATCCTGCGCTCGCCGGCCCTGATCCGTCAGACCATCAGTGACCTGCAGGCCAAAGGCGAATACACGCCCAACCCCGGGGCCTTCAACAAACTGGTGACCGTACCGATCCAGCGCTTCGTGACCAACCCCTTGCGTGAATACGTGATCAATCCGGTGCGTGGCGCGCTCGGGCTTGCAATCGATCCGGTGCGGGACACCACCCTGGATACCTTCACCCAGGAAGCCATCGATAACCTGAAGATCGACACCCTGCCCGGCTCCAACGTGATCTCCATTATCTACAGCTCAAGCGACCCGGCCCAAGGCACCCGGTTTGTCGCGACGATGTTGCAAAACTACCTGGCCAGCCGTCAGGAACTGCAATCGATCGACCTGCCACAGAGCTTCTACGAAACCAAGAAGAAGCAGTATCAGGTGCGGCTCGATGGCCTGGAAGGCACTCGACTGGCGTTACTCGAAAAGATCGGCGCGTCCGATCCGAAGGAAGAAATCACCTTCCGCCTCAACGCCATCAACACCGAGGAAGAGAACCTCAACCAGTATCAGGATCGCTTGCTGCAAAGCCAGCGCTGGCTCGACTACCTGAAAACCGCGCTGGCGGCGGCCAACAATACCTCTCGGCTCAACGACTACACCTTCCCCTTCACCTTCACCACCACGGTGGACAACATTGCCTTCGAAGACCGGGAGATCCGGCAGATCGGTGAGCAACTGACGACTCAAGTCAGTCGCTACATGAACGACCTGGCGGTGTTCCAGCCGGGCAGCGAACCGATGCTGCTGGCCCGCGAACAAATTACCCGCACCCGTCAGCAGTTCCTGAAAATCGTCAGCAACCGGATTCAGGAGCGCACCAGCGACCTGGCCATTGTCACCTCGGTGATCAACCAGAAAACCGCGCGCATCGCCGAGTTCAAGAACCGTATCCACCAATTGCAAGTGGCGCAGAGCAAGTTGCAGCAGATGGATACCGAGATCAATGCCTTGCACGCGGCGTTCTCCACCTACGCCCAGCGCTTTGCCGAAAGCAGCACCGCCCGCGCGCTGGACAGCGATTTGTCCAACGCCCGGGTGCTCAGCCCGCCGTTCGAACCGTCCGAGGTGGCGTTTCCCAAACCGCTGCTGATCATTCCGTTCGGGATGCTGACCGGTCTGCTGCTGGCGATTGCCTTCGTCTACGTGCGTGAGTTCTTCGATCACAGCTTCAAACATCCAGCGCAAATCACCCATGAACTGGGATTGCCGGTGCTGTTGGTGATCAACGATCAGGACGTTCTGCCGAACAACCCGCACAAGAACTGGACCGTGCCTAGCTTCATGTATTGGGTGCGCCATTGA
- a CDS encoding CpsD/CapB family tyrosine-protein kinase, giving the protein MDGSSNKSLTIASPSESNLTSTVLDLDLRILFLTAANAGTGTTTCALALASQLAAMSSGQVLLVDASQSADNLTQQLGLSKERGFRDLLFNDSPPLLQDCLVTVSSLPFHILPYGRHIRGAEHLTSEQLSPLLEQLVDRYRFVVIDGDAVYEAVDTLVISTLVDGVIMVVRAEDTRWEVAQAAAQRLTQAGAKLVGSVFNRRKYYMPKWLYKNL; this is encoded by the coding sequence ATGGACGGTTCATCGAATAAAAGCCTGACCATCGCCAGCCCGAGCGAGTCCAACCTGACCTCGACCGTGCTCGACCTGGATCTGCGGATCCTTTTTCTGACCGCTGCCAACGCGGGCACGGGCACCACCACCTGTGCCCTGGCGCTGGCCAGCCAACTGGCGGCAATGAGCAGCGGCCAAGTGCTGCTGGTAGACGCCAGCCAGTCGGCGGACAACCTCACGCAACAGCTGGGGCTGAGCAAAGAGCGCGGCTTTCGCGACCTGCTGTTCAACGACTCCCCGCCGCTGCTGCAGGACTGCCTGGTGACCGTCTCCAGCCTGCCCTTTCACATCTTGCCGTACGGGCGGCACATCCGCGGCGCCGAGCACCTGACGAGCGAACAGCTGAGCCCGTTGCTCGAACAGTTGGTCGATCGGTATCGCTTCGTGGTGATCGACGGCGATGCGGTGTATGAGGCCGTCGACACCCTGGTCATCAGCACTTTGGTGGACGGCGTGATCATGGTGGTGCGCGCGGAAGACACCCGCTGGGAAGTGGCCCAGGCCGCGGCCCAGCGCCTGACCCAGGCCGGCGCAAAACTGGTGGGCAGCGTCTTCAACCGGCGCAAGTACTACATGCCCAAATGGCTCTACAAAAACCTGTAA